The Bacteroidales bacterium WCE2008 genome includes a region encoding these proteins:
- a CDS encoding endonuclease G yields MTAQYSGVTGTIYDAYFQYGTSRGNLDQTAYLSSNMPTGASGSFSCTAYSLQPNTTYYYRAVMQVDDEDIMGEIRSFTTGSTTPTPGSGPRYLEMPLPVSGSDYFSETLKISGERNYSYLYDLTKYAALWVAYPLTATHISGSASSSWSFNPNISQQYQVHITGSSYPSNYNNATKYARGHQIPNADRKCSSEMNRQTYYATNQTPQLQDKFNGSIWENLESAVRGLTSSTDTVYVVTGACFQTVGGSETIHYLSSKGSATPQQVPIPNYYWKVLLKVRRSGSTITAASTVGIWMEHKEYDNQDWSGCVVSVDEIETLTGFDFFHNLPSSIGASAETNSNWNTFRNF; encoded by the coding sequence ATGACGGCTCAATATTCGGGCGTGACGGGGACGATATACGACGCCTACTTCCAATACGGTACTTCGAGAGGGAACCTGGATCAGACGGCTTACCTGTCCAGCAACATGCCTACAGGCGCTTCCGGTTCGTTCTCATGTACCGCCTATAGCCTGCAGCCTAACACGACCTACTACTATAGGGCCGTGATGCAGGTCGATGACGAAGATATCATGGGTGAGATCCGCTCGTTCACGACAGGATCGACGACACCGACCCCGGGATCCGGGCCTCGCTACCTCGAGATGCCTCTTCCGGTTTCAGGAAGCGACTATTTCTCCGAGACGCTGAAAATAAGCGGCGAGAGAAACTATAGCTACCTCTACGACCTGACAAAGTATGCCGCCCTCTGGGTCGCATACCCTCTTACTGCGACGCATATAAGCGGCAGTGCAAGCTCCAGCTGGAGTTTCAACCCGAATATTTCCCAGCAGTATCAGGTCCATATAACCGGCAGCAGCTATCCGAGCAACTACAACAATGCGACGAAGTACGCCAGGGGTCACCAGATTCCGAACGCTGACAGGAAGTGCAGCAGCGAGATGAACAGGCAGACCTACTACGCGACCAACCAGACTCCACAGCTTCAGGACAAGTTCAACGGCTCGATCTGGGAGAATCTGGAGAGCGCAGTAAGAGGTCTTACCAGCTCGACCGATACCGTCTACGTCGTCACGGGAGCATGCTTCCAGACAGTAGGCGGTTCTGAGACGATCCACTACCTCTCAAGCAAAGGCAGTGCAACGCCTCAGCAGGTACCGATCCCGAACTACTACTGGAAGGTTCTGCTCAAGGTCCGTCGCTCTGGAAGCACCATCACGGCCGCCTCCACCGTCGGAATCTGGATGGAACACAAGGAGTACGACAACCAGGACTGGTCCGGCTGCGTGGTCAGTGTCGACGAAATCGAGACCCTCACCGGCTTCGACTTCTTCCACAACCTCCCGTCCTCCATCGGCGCCTCAGCGGAAACCAACTCCAACTGGAACACCTTCCGCAACTTCTGA
- a CDS encoding Aldo/keto reductase codes for MILEETTRLNNGVMIPRLGFGTWLIDDSIAEKAVRTALDAGYRHIDTAQAYGNEEGVGKGLRASGLRRSEVFLTTKVAAEIKDYHKARKSIDESLRRLNMEHADLILIHCPQPWTEYRSAKRYLEENLEVWRALEEAYKEGKTRSIGISNFIEIDILNILEGCSIRPMVNQIEIHIGETPTALIEYCRKEDIAIEAYSPIAHGRALRSPEIVAMAESYGVTPAQLCIRYTLQLGTIALPKSADPQHIADNTKLDFHISDRDMKVLETLEF; via the coding sequence ATGATACTTGAAGAAACCACTCGACTAAACAACGGAGTCATGATTCCGAGACTCGGTTTCGGCACATGGCTGATTGATGACAGCATTGCAGAAAAGGCGGTGCGCACGGCACTGGACGCCGGATACAGACATATCGACACGGCCCAGGCGTATGGCAACGAAGAGGGCGTCGGCAAAGGACTCAGGGCGTCAGGACTGAGACGAAGCGAAGTGTTCCTTACGACGAAAGTAGCCGCCGAAATCAAAGATTACCATAAGGCCAGGAAATCGATCGACGAATCCCTTCGCCGGCTTAACATGGAACATGCCGACCTGATACTGATCCACTGCCCGCAGCCGTGGACAGAATATCGCAGCGCCAAACGCTATCTGGAAGAGAATCTCGAAGTATGGCGCGCCCTGGAAGAAGCCTACAAAGAAGGCAAGACCAGAAGTATCGGCATCTCAAACTTCATCGAAATCGACATACTGAACATCCTGGAAGGCTGCTCCATCCGCCCGATGGTCAACCAGATCGAAATCCATATCGGAGAGACCCCGACGGCCCTGATCGAATACTGCCGCAAAGAGGACATCGCCATAGAGGCCTACTCGCCGATCGCCCATGGACGAGCTCTGCGCAGCCCCGAAATCGTCGCGATGGCGGAATCATACGGAGTCACCCCGGCTCAGCTCTGCATCCGCTACACCCTCCAGCTCGGCACGATCGCCCTGCCGAAATCCGCCGACCCGCAACACATCGCCGACAATACGAAACTGGACTTCCACATCTCCGACAGAGACATGAAAGTCCTTGAAACCCTCGAATTCTGA
- a CDS encoding EamA-like transporter family protein, whose product MWLYLAFTSAALLGLYDTAKKKSLKDNAVIPVLLINTAICSLIFLPFIILSSTGTMVRGDFFYVPSGSWSEHRAVIIKSALVLSSWICGYFGIKRLPLTIVGPINATRPVLVLLGAMLIFGERLNLWQWGGVLLAVLSFFMLSLSGRKEGIDFKANRWIHLIILAALFGAASGLYDRYILSPTGLGLDRMFVQSWYNIYQCAIMSIILVTLWYPNHKHTTPFHWDWAIILISIFLSSADFVYYYALTDEDAMISIVSMIRRGSVIISFLAGAVFFREKNLRSKALDLLLVLIGMVFLYIGSR is encoded by the coding sequence ATGTGGCTATATCTGGCATTCACTTCAGCCGCGTTGCTCGGACTATACGACACAGCTAAAAAGAAGTCCCTGAAAGACAACGCCGTAATCCCCGTCTTGCTCATCAATACGGCGATCTGCTCCCTCATATTCCTCCCCTTCATCATACTATCCTCCACCGGAACAATGGTCCGGGGAGACTTCTTCTATGTCCCGTCGGGAAGCTGGAGCGAGCACCGCGCAGTCATCATAAAGAGCGCCCTTGTGCTGTCATCATGGATATGCGGCTACTTCGGGATTAAACGGCTGCCGCTGACAATCGTCGGCCCGATCAACGCCACCAGACCGGTACTCGTACTGCTCGGAGCGATGCTGATTTTCGGAGAAAGGCTCAATTTATGGCAATGGGGAGGCGTACTGCTCGCAGTGCTGTCCTTCTTCATGCTCAGTCTCAGCGGCCGCAAAGAAGGCATAGATTTCAAGGCCAACCGCTGGATCCATCTCATAATACTCGCAGCGCTCTTCGGCGCAGCCAGCGGCCTCTACGACCGCTACATCCTCTCCCCTACAGGACTCGGACTCGACAGAATGTTCGTACAGAGCTGGTACAACATCTACCAATGCGCGATAATGTCAATCATCCTGGTGACCCTATGGTATCCGAACCATAAGCACACGACCCCATTCCACTGGGACTGGGCCATCATCCTGATCAGCATCTTCCTCTCCTCCGCCGACTTCGTCTACTACTACGCACTGACGGACGAGGACGCAATGATCTCGATCGTATCCATGATACGTCGCGGAAGCGTCATCATCTCCTTCCTTGCAGGCGCAGTCTTCTTCCGGGAAAAGAATCTCCGTTCGAAAGCACTCGACCTGCTTCTCGTTCTGATTGGAATGGTTTTCCTCTATATAGGATCCCGCTAG
- a CDS encoding aspartate-ammonia ligase, whose amino-acid sequence MSLFLPENYKNLLGSVENTEKAIKSVKDMFQINLSAQLALLRVTAPMVVLTGTGINDDLNGVERPVRFPIKDMDDRPAEVVHSLAKWKRLKLAELGIEPGRGLYTDMNALRPDEELDNLHSIYVDQWDWEKVIRKEDRNLDFLKKTVRRIYEAIKVTENKLYVEFPQLVPELPEDIFFVHSEELLKMYPDLTPKERENAIAEKYGAVFVMGIGGKLSDGSIHDGRAADYDDWSTPNSDGYFGLNGDILLWNRILGCAFEVSSMGIRVDEEAMLRQLAERGQEWKKDLYFHKRLLASELPYTIGGGIGQSRLCMFLLRKAHVGEIQSCIWPDEMRQKCLEANICLI is encoded by the coding sequence ATGTCACTTTTTCTTCCCGAGAACTACAAGAACCTCCTTGGTTCTGTAGAGAACACCGAAAAGGCTATCAAGTCCGTAAAGGACATGTTCCAGATCAACCTTTCCGCCCAGCTCGCGCTTCTGCGCGTGACCGCCCCCATGGTCGTGCTGACGGGTACCGGTATCAATGATGATCTCAACGGAGTAGAGCGTCCTGTCCGTTTCCCCATAAAGGACATGGATGACCGTCCTGCGGAGGTCGTGCATTCTCTTGCAAAGTGGAAGAGGCTGAAGCTCGCCGAGCTCGGAATCGAGCCGGGCAGGGGACTTTATACCGACATGAATGCGCTTCGTCCGGACGAGGAACTCGACAATCTCCATTCGATATATGTGGACCAGTGGGACTGGGAGAAGGTCATCCGTAAGGAGGACCGTAACCTGGATTTTCTTAAAAAGACTGTCCGCCGCATCTATGAGGCCATAAAGGTTACAGAGAACAAACTATATGTGGAGTTTCCGCAGCTTGTTCCTGAGCTTCCCGAGGATATATTTTTTGTCCATTCCGAGGAGCTTCTGAAGATGTATCCGGACTTGACTCCGAAAGAGAGGGAGAATGCCATCGCCGAGAAATATGGGGCTGTCTTTGTAATGGGCATCGGCGGCAAGCTGTCCGACGGCAGCATCCATGACGGCAGGGCCGCGGACTATGATGACTGGAGTACTCCTAACTCTGACGGCTATTTCGGCCTGAATGGAGACATTCTTCTCTGGAACAGGATTCTGGGTTGCGCTTTCGAGGTATCCAGCATGGGTATCCGCGTGGACGAGGAGGCTATGCTCCGCCAGCTTGCCGAGCGCGGCCAGGAGTGGAAGAAGGACTTGTATTTCCATAAGAGGCTGCTTGCTTCTGAGCTGCCTTATACTATCGGCGGAGGTATCGGCCAGTCGCGACTCTGCATGTTCCTTCTGCGTAAGGCTCATGTCGGGGAGATCCAGAGCTGTATCTGGCCTGACGAGATGCGACAGAAGTGTCTTGAGGCCAATATCTGCCTTATCTAG
- a CDS encoding large subunit ribosomal protein L32: MAHPKHKLSKQRRDKRRTHDHAAVPTLATCPNCGATVIYHRVCPECGYYRGRQIIVKGEE; encoded by the coding sequence ATGGCACATCCGAAACATAAACTTTCAAAGCAGAGAAGGGATAAGAGGAGAACTCACGATCACGCTGCAGTTCCTACACTCGCAACCTGCCCTAACTGTGGTGCAACAGTAATCTACCACAGAGTATGCCCTGAGTGCGGTTATTACCGTGGACGTCAGATCATTGTAAAGGGCGAGGAATAG
- a CDS encoding Uncharacterized metal-binding protein YceD, DUF177 family, with translation MNAMMIIPLNGLPAGKTRFSWQAGKEFFAEFDNSDILDADLSVEAIVEKSGTYLGVDLRLGGSVTVQCDRCLEDLEIEVDELVPLTVKFGDEPDGAESSENGREIIYLQGEPESIDLSQTVYDYACLAVPMHHVHEDGSCNPEAMKYLSQESGESQEHGTDNNPFAALKGLFDN, from the coding sequence ATGAACGCTATGATGATCATCCCCTTAAATGGATTGCCGGCCGGAAAAACCCGTTTTTCCTGGCAGGCGGGGAAAGAGTTCTTTGCAGAATTTGACAATTCAGATATTCTGGATGCCGACCTTTCAGTAGAAGCTATCGTCGAGAAGTCCGGAACGTATCTCGGAGTTGACTTGAGACTCGGAGGCAGCGTTACGGTACAGTGCGACAGATGCCTGGAAGACCTTGAGATAGAAGTCGATGAGCTTGTGCCGCTTACGGTGAAGTTCGGAGATGAGCCGGACGGGGCCGAGTCCTCGGAGAACGGCCGCGAGATAATCTATCTTCAGGGGGAGCCGGAAAGCATAGACCTTAGTCAGACAGTATATGACTATGCTTGTCTTGCCGTCCCGATGCACCATGTCCATGAGGACGGCAGTTGTAATCCCGAGGCGATGAAGTATTTGTCGCAGGAATCTGGAGAGTCGCAGGAGCATGGGACTGACAACAACCCTTTCGCAGCACTTAAGGGGTTGTTTGATAATTAG